The genomic stretch CCAGAAGCAGTTCCTAATCAGACCAGCCCCTTGATCAAACTTCCAAAAGAAGTTCTTAAAAATATGATAAGACAGACGATATATGCAAGGGCTGAAGATTCAATAGCAAGGCCGGTATTAACTGGCGAACTTTTAGAGTTGAAAAACGGAAAATTTCATGTCGTTGCTCTAGATGGATTTAGGATAGCTTGGCGGTGGGAAGAGATAGAGGGAAGTGAATTCAGTATAGTTGTACCAGGTAGGGCTCTTCTGGAACTTACAAGAGCAATTTCAGCGGGAGAAGATTTTATCGAAATACATACCGGAAGCAACAAGGCAGTATTTTACACAAAAAATATATCCATATCCAGTAGGCTTCTGGAGGGAAAATTTATAGATTATGAACAGGTAGTGGAAATTGAACCAAAAGTTACGGTGGTGGCGAACACCGATTTGCTACTTTCTAGTATCGAGCGGGCTTTTGTTGTTGCAAAGGAAGGCAGTAAAAACAATCTTATAAAATTTAACATAGAAAGTAACTCTATAAAAATAAGCACCGAGTCGGAAATAGGTAG from Caldanaerovirga acetigignens encodes the following:
- the dnaN gene encoding DNA polymerase III subunit beta; its protein translation is MEFLIDKDDLLSGILVAERFTAGKTTIPILSGIKFSAYGSTLELSATDLEMGIEYRVPAQIMEEGDIVISTKALSEILRKLPKGQVLFKQDGGQVRVESGDFYLTIPTLESDDFPEAVPNQTSPLIKLPKEVLKNMIRQTIYARAEDSIARPVLTGELLELKNGKFHVVALDGFRIAWRWEEIEGSEFSIVVPGRALLELTRAISAGEDFIEIHTGSNKAVFYTKNISISSRLLEGKFIDYEQVVEIEPKVTVVANTDLLLSSIERAFVVAKEGSKNNLIKFNIESNSIKISTESEIGSVYEKIDCDTSGEELLVAFNARFFIEALRSVEKPEIEMKFAGEVGPCVIRPLGVDNHVNFILPVRLRSDG